From a single Larus michahellis chromosome 18, bLarMic1.1, whole genome shotgun sequence genomic region:
- the THRA gene encoding thyroid hormone receptor alpha, protein MEQKPSTLDPLSEPEDTRWLDGKRKRKSSQCLVKSSMSGYIPSYLDKDEQCVVCGDKATGYHYRCITCEGCKGFFRRTIQKNLHPTYSCKYDGCCVIDKITRNQCQLCRFKKCISVGMAMDLVLDDSKRVAKRKLIEENRERRRKEEMIKSLQHRPNPSAEEWELIHVVTEAHRSTNAQGSHWKQKRKFLPEDIGQSPMASMPDGDKVDLEAFSEFTKIITPAITRVVDFAKKLPMFSELPCEDQIILLKGCCMEIMSLRAAVRYDPESETLTLSGEMAVKREQLKNGGLGVVSDAIFDLGKSLSAFNLDDTEVALLQAVLLMSSDRTGLICVEKIEKCQETYLLAFEHYINYRKHNIPHFWPKLLMKVTDLRMIGACHASRFLHMKVECPTELFPPLFLEVFEDQEV, encoded by the exons ATGGAACAGAAGCCCAGCACCCTGGACCCGCTGTCGGAGCCAGAGGACACCCG GTGGCTGGATGGCAAGCGCAAAAGAAAGAGCAGCCAATGTTTGGTGAAGAGCAGCATGTCAG GGTACATCCCTAGTTACCTGGACAAAGATGAACAGTGCGTGGTGTGCGGGGACAAAGCCACCGGCTACCACTACCGCTGCATCACCTGCGAGGGCTGCAAG GGTTTTTTCCGTCGGACCATCCAGAAGAACCTGCACCCCACCTACTCCTGCAAGTACGATGGCTGCTGCGTCATCGACAAGATCACCCGCAACCAGTGCCAGCTCTGCCGCTTCAAGAAGTGCATCTCCGTGGGCATGGCCATGGACT TGGTGCTGGATGATTCGAAGCGGGTAGCGAAGCGGAAGCTGATTGAGGAGAACCGGGAGCGACGGCGGAAGGAGGAGATGATCAAGTCGCTGCAGCATCGCCCTAACCCCAGCGCGGAGGAGTGGGAGCTGATCCACGTGGTGACGGAGGCCCATCGCAGCACCAACGCCCAGGGCAGCCACTGGAAGCAGAAGCGGAAATTCCTG CCCGAGGACATTGGCCAGTCGCCCATGGCCTCCATGCCCGACGGGGACAAAGTCGACCTGGAGGCGTTCAGCGAGTTTACAAAAATCATCACCCCGGCCATCACCCGCGTGGTCGACTTTGCCAAAAAACTGCCCATGTTTTCGGAG ctgcCTTGCGAAGACCAGATCATCCTGCTGAAGGGCTGCTGCATGGAGATCATGTCGCTGCGGGCGGCCGTGCGCTACGACCCCGAGAGCGAGACGCTGACGCTGAGCGGGGAGATGGCCGTCAAGCGGGAGCAGCTCAAGAACGGCGGCCTCGGCGTCGTCTCCGACGCCATCTTCGACCTGGGCAAGTCCCTCTCTGCCTTCAACCTGGACGACACCGAGGTGGCCCTGCTCCAGGCCGTGCTGCTCATGTCCTCAG ACCGGACGGGGCTGATCTGCGTGGAGAAGATCGAGAAGTGCCAGGAGACGTACCTGCTGGCCTTCGAGCACTACATCAACTACCGCAAACACAACATTCCCCACTTCTGGCCCAAGCTGCTGATGAAGGTGACGGATCTGCGGATGATCGGCGCCTGCCACGCCAGCCGCTTCCTGCACATGAAGGTGGAGTGTCCCACCGAGCTCTTCCCCCCCCTCTTCCTCGAGGTCTTCGAGGACCAGGAGGTGTAG